From one Oncorhynchus clarkii lewisi isolate Uvic-CL-2024 chromosome 6, UVic_Ocla_1.0, whole genome shotgun sequence genomic stretch:
- the LOC139412395 gene encoding LOW QUALITY PROTEIN: leukemia inhibitory factor receptor (The sequence of the model RefSeq protein was modified relative to this genomic sequence to represent the inferred CDS: deleted 1 base in 1 codon), whose protein sequence is MHCGISWFIHVLLFLLTSSVYLNGSCLESAGSKPPRPIIAELRANVATQSLVVKWLVNHTGLTRESGDTYEIQVGRTDNLTIVHNSKVSSCPFGSDSTLTWTWVSTLPLQCADHSIRIRHFCSHADPSDWSQWKTNYGAQDTVDRVWKKTKMFPYQQVLKEGSTILFCCVPPRGIHVTNMTFNSTTSYPLINITHRVTAIAVHNLNITQASGSGVYSWCEDTTEKRNNYCSNFISFSPQRPENLSCRTEDLRTVICTWNPGRPANLYEPYKRTHTLHIKNTVEDPIKCGEWFCRFQAVPGLEWYHVSVVVKNQLGEEKQSYSFNITDRVFPVPEGVKVSPGVTEANVSWVVRGNLSGVELFCQITADPVEPRRPTHLAEAADLQSISMHQVCNGGSDERCDVSLEQLSPNTRYATRARCAVRGNLEGEWTQPTHFTTYPLVRLDVWRRVRLLSHGQRNVTLLWIPQLSGSASSVKIQGYKVRWRQEGCQWILWKDREQTQTEISIGPGQCDMIIQAVIQPGSSPPGHITIPPVERIEYLWNATRVSGSASGGFHLIWKEQEGVTCGYTVEWCTVGSGVSCTLQWRRVPVGNTSVSLPAGDFKAGHRYTFDIYGCTDEGDKLLEILTGYSQELKPVQSPSLVEPIRTTSSSVTLEWHYHEDDHSHPGFITGYLVTVHKTGSQRSPGHVPSPFTKTVADPHNKSLTIVGLQEHQKYTFHLSALTNVGPGPHTTVTVKTQTIPSILLAKILTPLLLLLGLAILLCLFWKMLRSCIVELFGYPAGMNIKPIELDRHIHETSERLRCLKVGDCVCSDIEILNIRPTMSERMPLIHPKLPRLSSSSTTIPSSSFCPVHPSSYSSSMSSSLPSLSPSCPSFSTQHLHQKGYCPQSPTEVWDCSVQTSLTNRSYFHSVGAEQSVELKPIRVTDSSDFSSSPIKLSNLITSEPSEGPQLRPGALLENIDGYITTDSLVKSMTVYMNGQSH, encoded by the exons AGTAAAGTGAGTAGCTGTCCTTTCGGTAGTGACTCCACGTTAACATGGACCTGGGTGTCTACTCTGCCTTTACAATGTGCTGACCATTCAATCAGAATACGACATTTCTGCAGCCATGCAGACCCAAGTGACTGGAGCCAATGGAAGACAAATTATG GTGCCCAAGACACAGTGGACAGAGTTTGGAAAAAGACCAAGATGTTTCCCTACCAGCAGGTGTTAAAGGAGGGCTCCACTATCTTGTTCTGCTGTGTCCCTCCTAGAGGCATCCACGTCACCAATATGACCTTCAACTCCACCACCAGCTACCCCCTGATCAACATCACTCACAGAGTCACAGCCATTGCTGTCCACAACCTAAACATCACACAAGCATCCGGCTCCGGGGTGTACTCCTGGTGTGAGGATACAACAGAGAAGAGGAACAACTACTGCTCCAACTTCATCAGCT TTTCTCCCCAGAGGCCGGAGAACCTGAGCTGCAGGACTGAGGACCTGAGAACTGTTATCTGCACCTGGAACCCTGGTAGACCTGCTAACCTGTATGAACCCTACAAACGTACACACACCCTTCACATAAA GAACACTGTTGAGGATCCTATCAAGTGTGGTGAGTGGTTCTGCAGGTTCCAGGCTGTCCCAGGCTTAGAGTGGTATCATGTCTCAGTGGTAGTCAAAAACCagctaggagaggagaaacaAAGCTACAGCTTCAACATCACTGACAGAG tgttCCCAGTCCCAGAGGGAGTGAAAGTGAGTCCAGGGGTGACAGAAGCCAATGTGTCCTGGGTTGTGAGGGGGAACCTGTCTGGGGTGGAGCTCTTCTGCCAGATAACAGCAGACCCAGTAGAGCCTAGGAGACCGACACACCTGGCTGAAGCAGCAGACTTACAGAGCATATCCATG CATCAGGTGTGCAATGGAGGCTCGGACGAACGTTGTGATGTCAGCCTAGAGCAGCTCTCGCCCAACACCCGTTATGCCACCAGGGCGCGCTGTGCTGTGAGAGGGAACCTAGAGGGAGAGTGGACACAACCCACGCACTTCACTACCT ACCCCCTGGTGAGGCTGGATGTGTGGAGGAGGGTCAGATTGCTGTCCCATGGTCAGCGCAACGTCACTCTGCTCTGGATCCCG caATTAAGTGGCTCGGCATCTAGTGTTAAAATCCAGGGCTACAAGGTACGCTGGAGGCAGGAGGGGTGCCAGTGGATCCTGTGGAAGGACAGAGAGCAGACCCAGACTGAGATCTCCATTGGCCCAGGGCAATGTGACATGATCATCCAGGCTGTTATTCAGCCTGGCTCTTCCCCCCCAGGCCACATCACCATACCTCCGGTGGAGAGAATAG AGTATCTTTGGAATGCCACGCGTGTGAGTGGGAGTGCCAGCGGAGGCTTCCACCTCATCTGGAAAGAGCAGGAAGGTGTCACTTGTGGGTACACTGTAGAGTGGTGCACAGTGGGAAGCGGAGTTTCCTGCACTCTGCAATGGAGGAGGGTGCCAGTGGGAAACACATCAGTGTCCCTACCAGCAG gGGATTTTAAAGCGGGTCATAGGTACACCTTTGATATATATGGCTGCACTGACGAAGGAGACAAACTACTGGAGATCCTCACTGGCTACTCCCAGGAACTCA AGCctgtccagtctcccagtctgGTTGAGCCCATTCGAACAACTTCCTCTTCTGTGACACTGGAGTGGCATTACCATGAGGACGACCACTCTCACCCAGGGTTCATCACTGGTTACTTGGTAACCGTGCACAAGACAGGGTCTCAGAGGTCACCAGGTCATGTGCCAA GTCCTTTTACCAAGACGGTGGCAGACCCCCACAATAAGTCTCTAACCATAGTAGGACTGCAGGAGCACCAGAAGTACACCTTCCATCTGAGTGCACTCACTAATGTTGGACCAGGCCCGCATACTACTGTAACTGTCAAGACCCAGACAATCC CCTCTATTCTCCTGGCTAAGATCTTAACTCCTCTCCTGCTGCTGTTGGGGCTTGCCATCCTCCTGTGTCTATTCTGGAAAAT GCTGAGGAGTTGTATAGTGGAGCTGTTTGGGTACCCTGCTGGGATGAACATCAAACCAATTGAACTGGACCGACACATACATGAG ACCAGTGAGAGGCTGCGGTGTCTCAAGGTGGGGGACTGCGTCTGCAGTGACATAGAGATCCTGAACATCAGGCCAACCATGTCAGAGAGGATGCCTCTCATTCACCCCAAACTCCCCCGCCTTTCTTCCTCTTCCACCACCATTCCCTCCTCTTCATTCTGCCCTGTGCACCCTTCCTCCTACTCTTCATCCATGTCTTCCTCCTTGCCCTCCCTCTCACCTTCCTGCCCATCCTTTTCTACTCAACACCTGCACCAAAAAGGGTACTGTCCACAGTCACCCACAGAAGTCTGGGATTGCTCAGTCCAGACAAGCCTCACCAACAGAAGTTATTTCCACTCTGTGGGGGCGGAGCAATCCGTTGAGCTGAAACCAATCAGAGTCACAGACAGCAGTGACTTCTCCAGCTCACCAATCAAGCTCTCCAATCTCATCACCAGCGAGCCTTCTGAGGGGCCGCAGTTACGACCAGGGGCATTA TTGGAGAATATTGATGGATACATCACCACTGACTCATTAGTTAAGtcaatgactgtatatatgaatggacaaagccattgA